A stretch of DNA from Allomeiothermus silvanus DSM 9946:
GGCTGGCCGAGGCCAACGCAAGCGACCCAGAGGTCCAGGAACGTCTGCGCAAGCTCCGACTGGTCAAAGCCCTGCGTGAAAGTAAAAAGAGCTGGAAGGAGATCCAGGACCTGGTCGGGATCAGCCGGGCCACCTACCACCGCTGGCAAAAAGCCCTAAAAGAAAAGGGCCTGGCTGGACTCAAACCCCGCTCCCGCCGCCCTAAGCACCTGCGCACAAAGGTCCACTGGACCCCAGGGCTGCTCATTAGAATAGAAACTCTCCGCAAGGAAAACCCCACCTGGGGACGCTGGTCCATCTGGCTTACCCTCCGCAAGGAGGGTTTCCAGATGAGCGAACGCACGGTGGGGCGCATCCTGGCCTACCTGGAGAAGCACCGACGTATCGAGAGCGTGGCCGGCTACCTGGCCCGGACTCAAAGAGGGAAGCTAAAGCGAAGGGTAAACCGGCCCTACGCCAAAAGGAAGCCCCGAGGATACGAGGCCAGGGCTCCTGGGGACCTGGTCCAGGTGGACACCCTCACCCTGACCTTAGGACCGGGAAGCATGGTCAAGCACTTCTCGGCGATTGACCTCCATAGCCGGTTTGTCCTGGCGGAGGTGCACAGCCGGGCCACGGCTAAGCTTTCTGAGGGGTTCTTGTCCTTGCTTCTGGCCAGGGCCCCTTTTCCCATCCGGGCCATCCAGGTGGATGGGGGCAGCGAGTTCATGGCCGAGTTTGAGGAGGCCTGCTGTGCTCTGGGGATTGCCTTGTTTGTGC
This window harbors:
- a CDS encoding integrase core domain-containing protein: MQFTTVGREIWRGARQAQRLAEANASDPEVQERLRKLRLVKALRESKKSWKEIQDLVGISRATYHRWQKALKEKGLAGLKPRSRRPKHLRTKVHWTPGLLIRIETLRKENPTWGRWSIWLTLRKEGFQMSERTVGRILAYLEKHRRIESVAGYLARTQRGKLKRRVNRPYAKRKPRGYEARAPGDLVQVDTLTLTLGPGSMVKHFSAIDLHSRFVLAEVHSRATAKLSEGFLSLLLARAPFPIRAIQVDGGSEFMAEFEEACCALGIALFVLPPRSPKLNGHVERMQRTFKEEFYTRPLPTPLSELQAELDTYLDYYNRRRPHMALGGLAPLEFLAKMQEESVPQRVSNVLTDYRNFPFPANPG